A region of the bacterium genome:
ATAAGAGGACTAAACATTTTACTAACGACCGTTTTTAAAAAAAAGCAATAATTATCCTTAAAGTTAGCTCTGGGAATGTTTATAAACCCGATCAAAAAATTTCTTGCTTACAGAAATAATATATTTTATATCCTCTGTATCTTTATCTTTAAGTAATCCAACTAATTTCTTAATTAATAAATCTGATTTAGAAAGTGATTTTATCTTTTGAGGTAGTTCATCCATATTAGTCTTGACAAAATAATCTACATTTACTTCTAAAACTTGAGCAAGCTTAACTAATGTTTTTAGGGAAGGATATTTTTCTCCTCGTTCTATTTGACTAATATATCCTGCTTCTAATTCTACCATCTCTCCAAGTTCTTCTTGTGTTAGAC
Encoded here:
- a CDS encoding helix-turn-helix transcriptional regulator, producing MDIRKQIGVKIREIRKDMCLTQEELGEMVELEAGYISQIERGEKYPSLKTLVKLAQVLEVNVDYFVKTNMDELPQKIKSLSKSDLLIKKLVGLLKDKDTEDIKYIISVSKKFFDRVYKHSQS